One Canis lupus baileyi chromosome 1, mCanLup2.hap1, whole genome shotgun sequence genomic window, GTCTTACCAAGAATGGGGAGGTCCACAGAGCAATGGAAAGTAAGGTCTTAACTACCTGACTGTGCTAGACCAAAGGAAAGATGGGTCCGAGAAAGACTGGTGCTTGAGAGGCCACCGGTCCGGCTTCTACAGTTTGTTGGAAGACGGGAGGGTTTTAAGTGCCACCCGCAGGGAGGTAACAGTTCACGTAGGTAGATTTTCTTCCCAATTGGATTTAAGTCCACAAACTGTAAGGTGTGTGACGGCCACGTGAACGGCAAACTGGAGAAGATGAAcagttctccctttctctcttctgctctcccGGTCTTCggctccacctccaccacccacCATTACCTGATGCCACACCCAGTGACTGCAATGGGGGAGGACGCCCCCCCTCAGCTTCCACAACAGCCCAGGCTGGTAGGGCAAGAGCCACACCGATCCTACCAACGTCCTGGACAGGGGGAGAGACTTGGGGTTGGTGTGATTAAAGTGCGTGCTGGCGAAGTGGCAGCCCTCCCACTGAGAGCCATGCAGGCTGGGCTGCTGGGCGAGGGGCCAGGCTGCCCGCTGGTCTGCAAGAGAACCCTCCTCTGGCCCAGTCTGAGAAGAAGGGAAATTACGGGAGGTGGTGGGCAGCGTTCTGGGCAAGGACTCCAGTAAGACAAGGAGAAGTGGGGAACAGGGAGGGCACAGCAGGGGGCACGTTTGTGTTGCCATCCGGCCGTGCCTGGGAGGCAGGGCGAGGTGTCTGGCTCGACGTCCAGTTGGCCCTAGAGTCAACGTTACTCTGCCGTGAACCACTCCTAAGCGTTCCAGGTGAAACGGGCGAGCCACACTGTACACTCATCCCAGCAAAAGGCGAAAGTCAAGGCAAAGCAGCCACACACACGAGAAATGATGCTACGCTCCTTCCCTGAGGGCAACCTCCACCTTAATCCGACTCTGGTTTGGCTGTTGAGCCTGGACGGTCGACAAAGAACCAAAGCTAGGGAATCCGTGGAGGAAGGAAATATCCTGTGTACCCatgtcctttctccttcctggacAAGAAGAGAACCCAAAGAGAACAGACTATGGGCGGGCAGCTCAAAATGCCAGCTAGTGAGCAGCGCACACGACacagaggcggggagggcccccCGAAGCCAGGACCTGGTCCACCATCCCACGCGGAACACCAGCAGACGGAGAAACCAGGCCACACAACAAACTGAATGGaagaaatagcttttcttttaacTGCATCCTTTGGAGatgagaagaaataatacctttcTGATGAAGCCGTGACAAGGTTAAGAGGGCACCTGAAAGAACCCAAGCCCTGTCACCAGGATACACTAGAAGAGCATGCCAATCTCCGCCTTCCTGAACTAGCTGGCCACTCTGCTGAGTGTTCCACTGTCCCAGCCAATGAAACATTTAGCATCCAATGCTGCAAGAATGCTCTCAGAACTATCGCTTCCATCGCCACTAAActgaaaatccaaagaaaaaaaaatatcgaggtatttttgattttttggtcCCCAAACTCAAGATCCCACCAAAAACTGTTCGCGCTTGAGGAACTGATCCTGGCAATACTACCAGACATCTGGACTGCAGCTAACCCCCTGGTTAGCAAGGTACAGAGGCAAATAAAGCAAAGATTGGCTCACTGCTGGGTCTTCACAAGCAGAAACTCGAACCAGAGTATACTAGCTCAAACTCGCAACCCCCCTTCTAATTTCACGAGTTATCTACTTTAGACAATAAATCATATGGTCTCTCTAGCTTGAATCTGGTTCCTTCGACATGTCCAGTTTCTTCCAAATGATAAGTATCATATATCTGTAAAACACGCTGATCTATTGGCCAAATGGTGCCTCCTGGACAACAGCAAATGAGAGAAGATAGAAGGACTGACACGAACTTCACCAGCATTAACCCATTGTGACATATACTTGACCAGCATCAACCTACACttcactcaaaaaacaaacaaacaaaaaaaaacccctgcaaagaaatgcaaaggtATTCTATTCAAATGGAGGTGGTTTTCCATTTGTAGCATAAATTCATTGCACTGAGGACTATTACTGAACATACTTCCAGACCAACATCGTGAAGTAGGCACAACACATAACTGAGTACCAATGAAGTCTGTTTAACTATACAAGACAGTAATTCTAAATAacaacaggaattttttttttttaaatcccaaaacTGTTGTAGACAGCTTAGGAATACTGGTGATGTGACCTGATGTGAACACCTAATACAACGGCATTAGCCAGATCTCAGACTGCCCACATATGGACACCAATGACCCAATCACCTACTAACTCGTTTATCTAAGTCTAAGGCTCCATAACTCAACTGGTACATAGAGTttgtctaaaaaagaaaaaggaaacaaaagcaccttccaaaaaaattgtttttaaaataagactccTATTTCAACATTGTTCATTCAAGTCTATGAAAACAATCCTTTCTTTCACAcatcatgcacacacacccatttAGCTGAGCTCCCACCCCTGAGACAGAGGGCTTTGTATAGAGCACTCATGTCTACAGATTCATCACCGAAACACCAAAACGTAAGTGATACTCTACTTGTCCACTCGTATCTGCAGCCTGCTGGAAGTGTGTAGCCAGCGACGTCTCATCCTGGAAAACTTCGTTACACTCCAAACATTTCAGACTATGCCTACAGAGCTTGGATGGGTCTTCATCTAGAGGCATAGCTGGAATGATGGGTGTGCTGGAGGGAGCGGATATGACTGTCCCCGTTATGCCAGACTGAATTTTCGTTACAGTGTGTGTGCTGGCGCCCACGGAGCTTGGAAGAGCAGACGACGACGTGGAAGTATTGCTTGATGGAGAGACAATCATTTGATCAGCTGGGACTGGCTTTAAGATCAAGTGGGAGCACTGCATCACAACCCCCTTTTCCTTATGCCCGCGGGCATGGGAAAGGAGACTGCACTTGTTGTAAAAAACGAGGTTCTTTGTACAGTGGTTACACGTTACTTCGATGCGCACGCTGCGTCGGTCGTAGTGTTGGGTCAGGCTCTTTTCAAGGGCAAAGGAGTCCCCGCACTCCAAGCACTTGTACCCGCGGGTCGGTAACGTGATGCCTGCGTTGGCAGGAGGACTGAGGTTGGGGATGTAAACTGGGACTGGGTTGACGCTGCTCAGCACCTTGTTGAAAGCTTCCACCACGGAACTCTGCAAGGAGGACACCACCTGGACTCGAGACACCTTTTTGGGTGGTTGCGAGGCTGCTGCATTGATTATTGCCTGCTTTATTTGCTGCTGAGGTTTGGTTAGCACTTGGCGGAGCTCAGAGGTGGCCTGGGCGCCCTGAGGCAGAAGGTTAAGGTTGGCGAGGTGCACAGTCTTTGGCACGAGTTTGGCGTTGGCCAGGCTGGATGCCGGCACCACAACGGTTTGCTGCTGGATGGCGTTGGCGGCTTTGATGATGGCGCTGCTGGCGCTCTGAACCGAGGCAGCAGATATGACCGTGGCTTTGACCGTCGTGTTGTTGGCGAGCTTCAAATTGATGACCTGCGATCCCGCCGTCTTGACGGCGGACACCGGGAGGAAGGCAGTTGCCACGGGCTTAATGGTGACCTGTTTGGGGGTCAGCTCCGCAGGGGCGACTGCGTTGGTGACCACCGCCGACTGCAGAGGTGCTCTGGGCGGGGAGGAGAGGACGGCAGCCGAAGCCGGCGAGGACAGGAGGGACGTCACAGACGCCATCACGGAGCCTGCCTGCTCGGAAGGCTTTTTTCCAGAGTCGAGATCGACCTCCGGCAACACCCTCGTCACTGTTCGCTTTATTTCCCCAGAAGATGTCTTAATGGTCTTGATGCGGACTTTGGGGATTGCTGGTGTCGACCCTGCGGGAGAGGACGGCGATCCCTTGCTGCTGTTCTCACTGGAGATGCTCCGGGGGCTATCCGGCTGCTTCAGGGTCACCTTCTTCGTCCCGTCGATGAGGCTCTGGGATTCAGGAGACTTTTCCATGGCCCTGGGACTGTCGTTCGCTTCCTTAGGTAACGGCGAGGATCCCCGGGAGTCGGCCACCGGTTCTTTGCAGGAGTCGGAGGCAGCCTTCTTAGCACTCAGGGCTGCGATCGCGGCTATACACGAGGACAACTTGGACGACGGCTTGGACCTCGACAGTGCGAGGCTGCCGAGGCCGGGCTCACTCTTCTCCGAGCTCGGCTTCCCGTCGTGCGCCCGGTTTTCAAGCACCTTTTCAGAGTTTTCCTTTAGCTTATCCTCTGCTTTTCTGGCTTTAAAGGGTTCGTAAACACTCAGATTTATGGAATTTGTTTCCGTTTCCCTCTTAACAGCTCTGTTTTTCTCCAGGTTGCCCGCAGGAGAGATTCCAGTTTTGCTCACGCCGTCCCCTCCGAGCGCCTTGGGCTTGTCGTAGTCCTGCGGGGCGGACGACCCCGTCAACACGTTCGACCGGAAGCCGGAACGCACGTCCTCCTTGTCCGGGGGGTCGTCCACTTCTATCTTCTCGTCGTCGTCAAACTCCTCAGCGCTGGAGATGGGGCTAAACTGGCTGAACGTGGAGTCTTTCAAAGTCACCTCTGAGGTAGGCGCCTCTCCTTTCGAGGACTTGGCTCCGTCTTTGCCGTAACTGTCCAGAGAGGACGCGGTGAGAAAGCCGTTGTGTAGGCCGTTGCCGGTGGGATTGTGGCCGTCCTTCTCCGCGCCCTCGGAGGAATCGATGTTCCGAACGTTCTTCACGATGACACTGACGCCCACGTCGGAAGAGGAGGGTGTGTGGGAGTCCTCGTCTCCGTGCGCGTTCTGCTTGATGTGGCTTTCCTGCTCATCGTGCGCAGACTCAATAGCCGCTTTCGGATCGACCATATCTGGGATGTCAAATGCTGCCAGGAGGTCATCGAAGTCCGGGGTCTTCATATCCCCCATGGTCATGGATTTGGTCAGATGTTCTGTCAAACGAACACAAACACTTCCATCAGCAACGAGCACTCTGTCAGGATGGGATACACACCCCTCTGGGACTTACACGAACACGGTGATGACGAGCAAGAAAGAGCAGGTTGGTAAGTGTACGCGTCTTACAACCAGGAAACTCTGAGCGAACACACACACCAGGCCACACGTATAGCAGCTTCGAGCTAAGTTTCCCCCAAGTGCTGTAGAGCACCAGCAGCAggacacctctttttttttttaagattttatttatttattcatgagagacacagagagagagagagaaaagtagacacaggcagggggagaagcaggctccatgcagggagcccgacgtgagacttgatcccgggactccaggaccacgccctgggccgaaggcggcgctaaactgctgagccacccagggatccccagcaggaCACCTTTCTAACAAGAATGAAGTGGACTGGAACCAGCACGGCAGGAAAAACAGGCTTTGGTGTAACGGCCAGAACATCTGTCATATATCAACTGGATTCATCGCACGGTTTTCACAAAAAGTGACTCCCAAACCTCTTTTAACCTCTACAGCATTCAATTCTACTGGCAAAATTAGCGTTATTATGGTCGCCATCACATTCGGCCTATCACATTAAAAGGAATATGTGACAATCAAAAAACCAATTAGATTTCAGTTCACCCACATCATAAATGAGCATCCCAACCCATCACGGGGTATCTACTGCTAGTAAAGTTGcacctgaggttttttttttagatttttttttagatttttttttttagatttttatttatttattcatgagagacacagagagaaggagagaagcagagatacaggcagagggagaagcaggctccatacaaggagtctgatatgggattcaatcctgggactccaggaccaaactctgggccaagggcaggcgctaaactgctgagccacccagggatcccatacacctgagatttaaaaaagaaaaaaagaaaaaacaaattcctAAGAAGCTTACACTATCAGTTTTTATTTAACCCTAACTTTCTCTATTAtgtcagggaaaaaaatactCTCCTGGTAGAAACGTACAGCAtcgcttccttctccctccctggttCAGTTGCTTTAAGTGGTTAAGGTGACACGCGGCCATTTCCTAATTGCCACTCATCCAACACACTTGTTGTCCAAGTGGCTG contains:
- the ZNF532 gene encoding zinc finger protein 532 isoform X6; the protein is MKAKRECNRVTVTEHWAKVFPKGQGSQEHLTKSMTMGDMKTPDFDDLLAAFDIPDMVDPKAAIESAHDEQESHIKQNAHGDEDSHTPSSSDVGVSVIVKNVRNIDSSEGAEKDGHNPTGNGLHNGFLTASSLDSYGKDGAKSSKGEAPTSEVTLKDSTFSQFSPISSAEEFDDDEKIEVDDPPDKEDVRSGFRSNVLTGSSAPQDYDKPKALGGDGVSKTGISPAGNLEKNRAVKRETETNSINLSVYEPFKARKAEDKLKENSEKVLENRAHDGKPSSEKSEPGLGSLALSRSKPSSKLSSCIAAIAALSAKKAASDSCKEPVADSRGSSPLPKEANDSPRAMEKSPESQSLIDGTKKVTLKQPDSPRSISSENSSKGSPSSPAGSTPAIPKVRIKTIKTSSGEIKRTVTRVLPEVDLDSGKKPSEQAGSVMASVTSLLSSPASAAVLSSPPRAPLQSAVVTNAVAPAELTPKQVTIKPVATAFLPVSAVKTAGSQVINLKLANNTTVKATVISAASVQSASSAIIKAANAIQQQTVVVPASSLANAKLVPKTVHLANLNLLPQGAQATSELRQVLTKPQQQIKQAIINAAASQPPKKVSRVQVVSSLQSSVVEAFNKVLSSVNPVPVYIPNLSPPANAGITLPTRGYKCLECGDSFALEKSLTQHYDRRSVRIEVTCNHCTKNLVFYNKCSLLSHARGHKEKGVVMQCSHLILKPVPADQMIVSPSSNTSTSSSALPSSVGASTHTVTKIQSGITGTVISAPSSTPIIPAMPLDEDPSKLCRHSLKCLECNEVFQDETSLATHFQQAADTSGQKTCTICQMLLPNQCSYASHQRIHQHKSPYTCPECGAICRSVHFQSHVTKNCLHYTRRVGFRCVHCNVVYSDVAALKSHIQGSHCEVFYKCPICPMAFKSAPSTHSHAYTQHPGVKIGEPKIIYKCSMCDTVFTLQTLLYRHFDQHIENQKVSVFKCPDCSLLYAQKQLMMDHIKSMHGTLKSIEGPPNLGINLPLSIKPATQNSANQNKEDTRSMNGKEKLEKKSPSPVKKSMEPKKVASPGWTCWECDRLFTQRDVYISHVRKEHGKQMKKHPCRQCDKSFSSSHSLCRHNRIKHKGIRKVYTCSFPVPSGSWKSQF
- the ZNF532 gene encoding zinc finger protein 532 isoform X2 — its product is MKAKRECNRVTVTEHWAKVFPKGQGSQEHLTKSMTMGDMKTPDFDDLLAAFDIPDMVDPKAAIESAHDEQESHIKQNAHGDEDSHTPSSSDVGVSVIVKNVRNIDSSEGAEKDGHNPTGNGLHNGFLTASSLDSYGKDGAKSSKGEAPTSEVTLKDSTFSQFSPISSAEEFDDDEKIEVDDPPDKEDVRSGFRSNVLTGSSAPQDYDKPKALGGDGVSKTGISPAGNLEKNRAVKRETETNSINLSVYEPFKARKAEDKLKENSEKVLENRAHDGKPSSEKSEPGLGSLALSRSKPSSKLSSCIAAIAALSAKKAASDSCKEPVADSRGSSPLPKEANDSPRAMEKSPESQSLIDGTKKVTLKQPDSPRSISSENSSKGSPSSPAGSTPAIPKVRIKTIKTSSGEIKRTVTRVLPEVDLDSGKKPSEQAGSVMASVTSLLSSPASAAVLSSPPRAPLQSAVVTNAVAPAELTPKQVTIKPVATAFLPVSAVKTAGSQVINLKLANNTTVKATVISAASVQSASSAIIKAANAIQQQTVVVPASSLANAKLVPKTVHLANLNLLPQGAQATSELRQVLTKPQQQIKQAIINAAASQPPKKVSRVQVVSSLQSSVVEAFNKVLSSVNPVPVYIPNLSPPANAGITLPTRGYKCLECGDSFALEKSLTQHYDRRSVRIEVTCNHCTKNLVFYNKCSLLSHARGHKEKGVVMQCSHLILKPVPADQMIVSPSSNTSTSSSALPSSVGASTHTVTKIQSGITGTVISAPSSTPIIPAMPLDEDPSKLCRHSLKCLECNEVFQDETSLATHFQQAADTSGQKTCTICQMLLPNQCSYASHQRIHQHKSPYTCPECGAICRSVHFQSHVTKNCLHYTRRVGFRCVHCNVVYSDVAALKSHIQGSHCEVFYKCPICPMAFKSAPSTHSHAYTQHPGVKIGEPKIIYKCSMCDTVFTLQTLLYRHFDQHIENQKVSVFKCPDCSLLYAQKQLMMDHIKSMHGTLKSIEGPPNLGINLPLSIKPATQNSANQNKEDTRSMNGKEKLEKKSPSPVKKSMEPKKVASPGWTCWECDRLFTQRDVYISHVRKEHGKQMKKHPCRQCDKSFSSSHSLCRHNRIKHKGIRHCPDSRRTFTKRLMLEKHIQLMHGIKDPDLKEMTEATNEEETEIKEDTKVPSPKRKLEEPVLEFRPPRGAITQPLKKLKINVFKVHKCAVCGFTTENLLQFHEHIPQHKSDGSSYQCRECGLCYTSHVSLSRHLFIVHKLKEPQPVSKQNGAGEENQQENKPSHEDESPDGAVSDRKCKVCAKTFETEAALNAHMRTHGMAFIKSKRVNSAEK
- the ZNF532 gene encoding zinc finger protein 532 isoform X4 encodes the protein MTMGDMKTPDFDDLLAAFDIPDMVDPKAAIESAHDEQESHIKQNAHGDEDSHTPSSSDVGVSVIVKNVRNIDSSEGAEKDGHNPTGNGLHNGFLTASSLDSYGKDGAKSSKGEAPTSEVTLKDSTFSQFSPISSAEEFDDDEKIEVDDPPDKEDVRSGFRSNVLTGSSAPQDYDKPKALGGDGVSKTGISPAGNLEKNRAVKRETETNSINLSVYEPFKARKAEDKLKENSEKVLENRAHDGKPSSEKSEPGLGSLALSRSKPSSKLSSCIAAIAALSAKKAASDSCKEPVADSRGSSPLPKEANDSPRAMEKSPESQSLIDGTKKVTLKQPDSPRSISSENSSKGSPSSPAGSTPAIPKVRIKTIKTSSGEIKRTVTRVLPEVDLDSGKKPSEQAGSVMASVTSLLSSPASAAVLSSPPRAPLQSAVVTNAVAPAELTPKQVTIKPVATAFLPVSAVKTAGSQVINLKLANNTTVKATVISAASVQSASSAIIKAANAIQQQTVVVPASSLANAKLVPKTVHLANLNLLPQGAQATSELRQVLTKPQQQIKQAIINAAASQPPKKVSRVQVVSSLQSSVVEAFNKVLSSVNPVPVYIPNLSPPANAGITLPTRGYKCLECGDSFALEKSLTQHYDRRSVRIEVTCNHCTKNLVFYNKCSLLSHARGHKEKGVVMQCSHLILKPVPADQMIVSPSSNTSTSSSALPSSVGASTHTVTKIQSGITGTVISAPSSTPIIPAMPLDEDPSKLCRHSLKCLECNEVFQDETSLATHFQQAADTSGQKTCTICQMLLPNQCSYASHQRIHQHKSPYTCPECGAICRSVHFQSHVTKNCLHYTRRVGFRCVHCNVVYSDVAALKSHIQGSHCEVFYKCPICPMAFKSAPSTHSHAYTQHPGVKIGEPKIIYKCSMCDTVFTLQTLLYRHFDQHIENQKVSVFKCPDCSLLYAQKQLMMDHIKSMHGTLKSIEGPPNLGINLPLSIKPATQNSANQNKEDTRSMNGKEKLEKKSPSPVKKSMEPKKVASPGWTCWECDRLFTQRDVYISHVRKEHGKQMKKHPCRQCDKSFSSSHSLCRHNRIKHKGIRKVYTCSHCPDSRRTFTKRLMLEKHIQLMHGIKDPDLKEMTEATNEEETEIKEDTKVPSPKRKLEEPVLEFRPPRGAITQPLKKLKINVFKVHKCAVCGFTTENLLQFHEHIPQHKSDGSSYQCRECGLCYTSHVSLSRHLFIVHKLKEPQPVSKQNGAGEENQQENKPSHEDESPDGAVSDRKCKVCAKTFETEAALNAHMRTHGMAFIKSKRVNSAEK
- the ZNF532 gene encoding zinc finger protein 532 isoform X7 — protein: MKAKRECNRVTVTEHWAKVFPKGQGSQEHLTKSMTMGDMKTPDFDDLLAAFDIPDMVDPKAAIESAHDEQESHIKQNAHGDEDSHTPSSSDVGVSVIVKNVRNIDSSEGAEKDGHNPTGNGLHNGFLTASSLDSYGKDGAKSSKGEAPTSEVTLKDSTFSQFSPISSAEEFDDDEKIEVDDPPDKEDVRSGFRSNVLTGSSAPQDYDKPKALGGDGVSKTGISPAGNLEKNRAVKRETETNSINLSVYEPFKARKAEDKLKENSEKVLENRAHDGKPSSEKSEPGLGSLALSRSKPSSKLSSCIAAIAALSAKKAASDSCKEPVADSRGSSPLPKEANDSPRAMEKSPESQSLIDGTKKVTLKQPDSPRSISSENSSKGSPSSPAGSTPAIPKVRIKTIKTSSGEIKRTVTRVLPEVDLDSGKKPSEQAGSVMASVTSLLSSPASAAVLSSPPRAPLQSAVVTNAVAPAELTPKQVTIKPVATAFLPVSAVKTAGSQVINLKLANNTTVKATVISAASVQSASSAIIKAANAIQQQTVVVPASSLANAKLVPKTVHLANLNLLPQGAQATSELRQVLTKPQQQIKQAIINAAASQPPKKVSRVQVVSSLQSSVVEAFNKVLSSVNPVPVYIPNLSPPANAGITLPTRGYKCLECGDSFALEKSLTQHYDRRSVRIEVTCNHCTKNLVFYNKCSLLSHARGHKEKGVVMQCSHLILKPVPADQMIVSPSSNTSTSSSALPSSVGASTHTVTKIQSGITGTVISAPSSTPIIPAMPLDEDPSKLCRHSLKCLECNEVFQDETSLATHFQQAADTSGQQMKKHPCRQCDKSFSSSHSLCRHNRIKHKGIRKVYTCSHCPDSRRTFTKRLMLEKHIQLMHGIKDPDLKEMTEATNEEETEIKEDTKVPSPKRKLEEPVLEFRPPRGAITQPLKKLKINVFKVHKCAVCGFTTENLLQFHEHIPQHKSDGSSYQCRECGLCYTSHVSLSRHLFIVHKLKEPQPVSKQNGAGEENQQENKPSHEDESPDGAVSDRKCKVCAKTFETEAALNAHMRTHGMAFIKSKRVNSAEK
- the ZNF532 gene encoding zinc finger protein 532 isoform X1; protein product: MKAKRECNRVTVTEHWAKVFPKGQGSQEHLTKSMTMGDMKTPDFDDLLAAFDIPDMVDPKAAIESAHDEQESHIKQNAHGDEDSHTPSSSDVGVSVIVKNVRNIDSSEGAEKDGHNPTGNGLHNGFLTASSLDSYGKDGAKSSKGEAPTSEVTLKDSTFSQFSPISSAEEFDDDEKIEVDDPPDKEDVRSGFRSNVLTGSSAPQDYDKPKALGGDGVSKTGISPAGNLEKNRAVKRETETNSINLSVYEPFKARKAEDKLKENSEKVLENRAHDGKPSSEKSEPGLGSLALSRSKPSSKLSSCIAAIAALSAKKAASDSCKEPVADSRGSSPLPKEANDSPRAMEKSPESQSLIDGTKKVTLKQPDSPRSISSENSSKGSPSSPAGSTPAIPKVRIKTIKTSSGEIKRTVTRVLPEVDLDSGKKPSEQAGSVMASVTSLLSSPASAAVLSSPPRAPLQSAVVTNAVAPAELTPKQVTIKPVATAFLPVSAVKTAGSQVINLKLANNTTVKATVISAASVQSASSAIIKAANAIQQQTVVVPASSLANAKLVPKTVHLANLNLLPQGAQATSELRQVLTKPQQQIKQAIINAAASQPPKKVSRVQVVSSLQSSVVEAFNKVLSSVNPVPVYIPNLSPPANAGITLPTRGYKCLECGDSFALEKSLTQHYDRRSVRIEVTCNHCTKNLVFYNKCSLLSHARGHKEKGVVMQCSHLILKPVPADQMIVSPSSNTSTSSSALPSSVGASTHTVTKIQSGITGTVISAPSSTPIIPAMPLDEDPSKLCRHSLKCLECNEVFQDETSLATHFQQAADTSGQKTCTICQMLLPNQCSYASHQRIHQHKSPYTCPECGAICRSVHFQSHVTKNCLHYTRRVGFRCVHCNVVYSDVAALKSHIQGSHCEVFYKCPICPMAFKSAPSTHSHAYTQHPGVKIGEPKIIYKCSMCDTVFTLQTLLYRHFDQHIENQKVSVFKCPDCSLLYAQKQLMMDHIKSMHGTLKSIEGPPNLGINLPLSIKPATQNSANQNKEDTRSMNGKEKLEKKSPSPVKKSMEPKKVASPGWTCWECDRLFTQRDVYISHVRKEHGKQMKKHPCRQCDKSFSSSHSLCRHNRIKHKGIRKVYTCSHCPDSRRTFTKRLMLEKHIQLMHGIKDPDLKEMTEATNEEETEIKEDTKVPSPKRKLEEPVLEFRPPRGAITQPLKKLKINVFKVHKCAVCGFTTENLLQFHEHIPQHKSDGSSYQCRECGLCYTSHVSLSRHLFIVHKLKEPQPVSKQNGAGEENQQENKPSHEDESPDGAVSDRKCKVCAKTFETEAALNAHMRTHGMAFIKSKRVNSAEK
- the ZNF532 gene encoding zinc finger protein 532 isoform X3, whose product is MGSYAWLIEQEHLTKSMTMGDMKTPDFDDLLAAFDIPDMVDPKAAIESAHDEQESHIKQNAHGDEDSHTPSSSDVGVSVIVKNVRNIDSSEGAEKDGHNPTGNGLHNGFLTASSLDSYGKDGAKSSKGEAPTSEVTLKDSTFSQFSPISSAEEFDDDEKIEVDDPPDKEDVRSGFRSNVLTGSSAPQDYDKPKALGGDGVSKTGISPAGNLEKNRAVKRETETNSINLSVYEPFKARKAEDKLKENSEKVLENRAHDGKPSSEKSEPGLGSLALSRSKPSSKLSSCIAAIAALSAKKAASDSCKEPVADSRGSSPLPKEANDSPRAMEKSPESQSLIDGTKKVTLKQPDSPRSISSENSSKGSPSSPAGSTPAIPKVRIKTIKTSSGEIKRTVTRVLPEVDLDSGKKPSEQAGSVMASVTSLLSSPASAAVLSSPPRAPLQSAVVTNAVAPAELTPKQVTIKPVATAFLPVSAVKTAGSQVINLKLANNTTVKATVISAASVQSASSAIIKAANAIQQQTVVVPASSLANAKLVPKTVHLANLNLLPQGAQATSELRQVLTKPQQQIKQAIINAAASQPPKKVSRVQVVSSLQSSVVEAFNKVLSSVNPVPVYIPNLSPPANAGITLPTRGYKCLECGDSFALEKSLTQHYDRRSVRIEVTCNHCTKNLVFYNKCSLLSHARGHKEKGVVMQCSHLILKPVPADQMIVSPSSNTSTSSSALPSSVGASTHTVTKIQSGITGTVISAPSSTPIIPAMPLDEDPSKLCRHSLKCLECNEVFQDETSLATHFQQAADTSGQKTCTICQMLLPNQCSYASHQRIHQHKSPYTCPECGAICRSVHFQSHVTKNCLHYTRRVGFRCVHCNVVYSDVAALKSHIQGSHCEVFYKCPICPMAFKSAPSTHSHAYTQHPGVKIGEPKIIYKCSMCDTVFTLQTLLYRHFDQHIENQKVSVFKCPDCSLLYAQKQLMMDHIKSMHGTLKSIEGPPNLGINLPLSIKPATQNSANQNKEDTRSMNGKEKLEKKSPSPVKKSMEPKKVASPGWTCWECDRLFTQRDVYISHVRKEHGKQMKKHPCRQCDKSFSSSHSLCRHNRIKHKGIRKVYTCSHCPDSRRTFTKRLMLEKHIQLMHGIKDPDLKEMTEATNEEETEIKEDTKVPSPKRKLEEPVLEFRPPRGAITQPLKKLKINVFKVHKCAVCGFTTENLLQFHEHIPQHKSDGSSYQCRECGLCYTSHVSLSRHLFIVHKLKEPQPVSKQNGAGEENQQENKPSHEDESPDGAVSDRKCKVCAKTFETEAALNAHMRTHGMAFIKSKRVNSAEK
- the ZNF532 gene encoding zinc finger protein 532 isoform X5, whose translation is MKAKRECNRVTVTEHWAKVFPKGQGSQEHLTKSMTMGDMKTPDFDDLLAAFDIPDMVDPKAAIESAHDEQESHIKQNAHGDEDSHTPSSSDVGVSVIVKNVRNIDSSEGAEKDGHNPTGNGLHNGFLTASSLDSYGKDGAKSSKGEAPTSEVTLKDSTFSQFSPISSAEEFDDDEKIEVDDPPDKEDVRSGFRSNVLTGSSAPQDYDKPKALGGDGVSKTGISPAGNLEKNRAVKRETETNSINLSVYEPFKARKAEDKLKENSEKVLENRAHDGKPSSEKSEPGLGSLALSRSKPSSKLSSCIAAIAALSAKKAASDSCKEPVADSRGSSPLPKEANDSPRAMEKSPESQSLIDGTKKVTLKQPDSPRSISSENSSKGSPSSPAGSTPAIPKVRIKTIKTSSGEIKRTVTRVLPEVDLDSGKKPSEQAGSVMASVTSLLSSPASAAVLSSPPRAPLQSAVVTNAVAPAELTPKQVTIKPVATAFLPVSAVKTAGSQVINLKLANNTTVKATVISAASVQSASSAIIKAANAIQQQTVVVPASSLANAKLVPKTVHLANLNLLPQGAQATSELRQVLTKPQQQIKQAIINAAASQPPKKVSRVQVVSSLQSSVVEAFNKVLSSVNPVPVYIPNLSPPANAGITLPTRGYKCLECGDSFALEKSLTQHYDRRSVRIEVTCNHCTKNLVFYNKCSLLSHARGHKEKGVVMQCSHLILKPVPADQMIVSPSSNTSTSSSALPSSVGASTHTVTKIQSGITGTVISAPSSTPIIPAMPLDEDPSKLCRHSLKCLECNEVFQDETSLATHFQQAADTSGQKTCTICQMLLPNQCSYASHQRIHQHKSPYTCPECGAICRSVHFQSHVTKNCLHYTRRVGFRIIYKCSMCDTVFTLQTLLYRHFDQHIENQKVSVFKCPDCSLLYAQKQLMMDHIKSMHGTLKSIEGPPNLGINLPLSIKPATQNSANQNKEDTRSMNGKEKLEKKSPSPVKKSMEPKKVASPGWTCWECDRLFTQRDVYISHVRKEHGKQMKKHPCRQCDKSFSSSHSLCRHNRIKHKGIRKVYTCSHCPDSRRTFTKRLMLEKHIQLMHGIKDPDLKEMTEATNEEETEIKEDTKVPSPKRKLEEPVLEFRPPRGAITQPLKKLKINVFKVHKCAVCGFTTENLLQFHEHIPQHKSDGSSYQCRECGLCYTSHVSLSRHLFIVHKLKEPQPVSKQNGAGEENQQENKPSHEDESPDGAVSDRKCKVCAKTFETEAALNAHMRTHGMAFIKSKRVNSAEK